One Sparus aurata chromosome 5, fSpaAur1.1, whole genome shotgun sequence genomic window carries:
- the LOC115582050 gene encoding noelin-like, whose amino-acid sequence MESEYSLVNIFVLMLIGSHLTVVGPAAPEEGWQVYSSAQDSEGRCVCTVVAPQQTVCSRDARTKQLRHLLEKVQNMSQSIEVLDQRTQRDLKFVETMEAQVKGLENKFKEVEDGHESNIARQYKSIKLKMEELRPLIPVLEAYKADSLLVRQFKEEAANVTELLGTLQEQLGGLDYQELHSRVMSLEDRLRACMQRLACGKLTGISEPITIKTSGSRFGSWMTDPVAPAGDNRVWYMDGYHNNRFVREYQSMYDFMTTDNFTSHRLPHPWSGTGQVVYNGSIYFNKFQSHTIIKFDFSTSLISRSRQLDFAGYNNMYHYSWGGHSDIDLMVDEGGLWAVYATNQNAGNIVLSQLNPNTLQIIRSWTTNHPKRSAGEAFMICGTLYVTNGYSGGTKVYYAYSTNSSTYEYIDIPLTNKYSHLSMLDYNPRDRALYAWNNGHQVLYNVTLYHIIQ is encoded by the exons ATGGAGTCTGAATATAGTCTGGTCAACATTTTCGTGCTGATGCTCATTGGATCTCACCTGACTGTG GTGGGTCCTGCTGCCCCTGAGGAGGGCTGGCAGGTGTACAGTTCAGCTCAGGATTCTGAAGGTCGATGTGTTTGTACAGTGGTCGCTCCTCAGCAGACGGTGTGTTCCAGAGATGCCCGAACCAAACAGCTCAGACATCTGCTGGAGAAG GTTCAGAATATGAGTCAGTCTATCGAGGTTCTGGACCAGCGGACCCAGAGGGATCTTAAGTTTGTTGAGACAATGGAAGCTCAGGTTAAGGGTCTGGAAAACAAATTCAAAGAGGTGGAAGATGGACATGAGAGCAACATCGCCAGACAGTATAAG TCCATCAAATTAAAGATGGAGGAGTTACGTCCCCTGATTCCAGTCCTGGAGGCTTACAAGGCAGACAGTCTGCTGGTCCGACAGTTTAAAGAGGAGGCGGCAAATGTTACTGAGCTACTGGGAACGCTGCAGGAGCAACTGGGAGGTTTGGACTACCAGGAGCTCCACAGCAGAGTGATGAGCCTGGAGGACCGGCTGAGGGCCTGCATGCAGAGGTTGG cctGCGGGAAGCTGACTGGAATATCTGAGCCAATCACTATCAAGACATCTGGATCAAGGTTTGGATCATGGATGACAGATCCCGTCGCTCCGGCAGGAGACAACAGA GTGTGGTACATGGATGGCTACCATAACAACCGCTTTGTTAGGGAGTATCAGTCAATGTATGACTTTATGACAACAGACAACTTCACCTCTCACCGCCTGCCTCACCCCTGGTCTGGAACCGGCCAGGTGGTTTATAATGGATCCATTTACTTCAACAAGTTTCAGAGTCACACTATCATAAAGTTTGACTTCAGCACTTCACTCATCAGCCGTTCCCGACAGCTCGACTTTGCTGGTTACAACAACATGTACCATTACTCCTGGGGAGGGCACTCTGATATAGACCTCATGGTGGACGAGGGGGGGCTCTGGGCTGTCTATGCCACCAATCAGAATGCTGGAAACATTGTCCTCAGCCAGTTAAATCCAAACACTCTGCAAATAATTCGCAGCTGGACCACCAACCACCCGAAACGGAGTGCCGGTGAGGCTTTCATGATCTGTGGAACCCTCTACGTTACTAATGGGTACTCTGGAGGAACCAAAGTGTACTACGCCTACTCCACCAACTCCTCCACCTATGAGTACATCGACATTCCTCTTACCAATAAATATAGCCACCTGTCCATGCTCGACTACAACCCTCGAGACAGAGCGCTTTACGCCTGGAACAACGGCCACCAAGTCCTTTATAATGTTACTCTCTACCACATCATACAGTGA